A stretch of Mesorhizobium sp. M2A.F.Ca.ET.046.03.2.1 DNA encodes these proteins:
- a CDS encoding ATP-dependent RecD-like DNA helicase, with the protein MEFSPQQDEALKAVGRWLKEGRPQVFRLFGYAGTGKTTLARYFAEHVDGQVQFAAFTGKAAQVLRSKGATNARTIHSLIYRPKGEESVEDEVTGKTSMSPTFSLNRQSPISRAKLVVIDECSMVDEQLGRDLQSFGTPILVLGDPAQLPPISGGGFFTEHEPDVLLTEIHRQARDNPIIRLALDVREGREFMHGDYGTAQVIGREAVNQDLVLKADQVLVGTNRTRRRYNQRLRELKGFNADFPQAGDKLVCLRNDPAKGLLNGSLWKVMTSSRETVKPGINLLVSPEEDDPDRGVAKIKLLKAAFEDPDAEIPWQQKKRFDDFDYGYALTVHKAQGSQWNDVVLFDESWAFKETRQRWLYTAITRAAERLTIVR; encoded by the coding sequence ATGGAATTTTCTCCCCAACAGGACGAGGCTCTGAAGGCGGTCGGGCGCTGGCTCAAAGAGGGCCGGCCGCAGGTCTTTCGGCTGTTCGGCTATGCCGGCACCGGCAAGACGACGCTGGCGCGCTATTTTGCCGAGCATGTCGACGGCCAGGTGCAGTTCGCCGCCTTCACCGGCAAGGCGGCGCAGGTGCTGCGCTCCAAGGGGGCGACCAACGCCCGCACCATCCATTCGCTGATCTATAGACCGAAGGGTGAGGAATCGGTCGAGGACGAGGTGACCGGCAAGACCTCGATGTCGCCGACCTTCTCGCTCAACCGGCAAAGCCCGATTTCGCGCGCCAAGCTCGTCGTCATCGACGAATGCTCGATGGTCGACGAGCAGCTCGGCCGCGACCTGCAGAGCTTCGGCACGCCGATCCTGGTGCTTGGCGATCCGGCGCAGCTGCCGCCGATCTCGGGCGGCGGCTTCTTCACTGAGCATGAACCGGATGTGCTCTTGACCGAAATCCACCGCCAGGCGCGCGACAACCCGATCATCCGGCTGGCGCTCGACGTGCGCGAGGGCCGGGAATTCATGCATGGCGACTACGGCACGGCGCAGGTGATCGGCAGGGAAGCGGTCAACCAGGACCTCGTGCTCAAGGCGGACCAGGTGCTGGTCGGCACCAACCGCACGCGCCGTCGCTACAATCAAAGGCTGCGCGAGCTGAAGGGGTTCAACGCCGATTTCCCGCAAGCCGGCGACAAGCTGGTCTGCCTGCGCAACGATCCGGCCAAGGGGCTGCTCAACGGCTCGCTGTGGAAGGTGATGACCTCCTCGCGCGAGACGGTGAAGCCCGGCATCAACCTTCTGGTTTCGCCGGAGGAGGACGATCCCGACCGCGGCGTCGCCAAGATCAAGCTGCTCAAGGCGGCGTTCGAGGATCCCGACGCGGAAATCCCGTGGCAGCAGAAGAAGCGTTTCGACGATTTCGACTATGGCTATGCGCTGACCGTGCACAAGGCGCAGGGCTCGCAGTGGAACGACGTCGTGCTGTTCGACGAGAGCTGGGCCTTCAAGGAGACCCGCCAGCGCTGGCTCTATACGGCGATCACCCGCGCCGCCGAGCGGTTGACAATCGTTCGCTGA
- a CDS encoding STAS/SEC14 domain-containing protein — MNFLEAVPAIRRIETNRDALFAIDVVGDVSPADAENLFGLLEAAYALHPRIDVLIRLTDEESVDWANIKQDTLRQGVADAMEHVVRCAVIGEPSWASLVAGVFPKTLPFEVRRFDVDDEEAAWQWLGARPT; from the coding sequence GTGAATTTCCTTGAAGCCGTGCCGGCTATTCGCCGCATCGAGACCAACCGCGACGCGCTTTTCGCCATCGACGTCGTCGGCGATGTCTCGCCGGCCGATGCGGAAAACCTGTTCGGCCTGCTGGAAGCCGCCTACGCGCTGCATCCGAGGATCGACGTGCTGATCAGGCTGACCGACGAGGAAAGCGTCGACTGGGCCAATATCAAGCAGGACACGCTTCGACAGGGCGTGGCCGACGCGATGGAACATGTCGTGCGCTGCGCCGTCATAGGCGAGCCGAGTTGGGCCTCCCTCGTCGCCGGCGTGTTCCCCAAAACGCTGCCTTTCGAAGTCAGGCGCTTCGATGTCGACGATGAGGAAGCCGCCTGGCAGTGGCTTGGCGCAAGGCCGACCTGA
- a CDS encoding pyridoxine 5'-phosphate synthase, with protein MPAKLSVNLNAVAMLRNRRDLPWPSVIGLGRIALAAGAHGLTVHPRPDERHTRHSDLPEIRALIDDEFPTAEFNIEGYPTEDFLALVEKNQPEQVTLVPDDPAQATSDHGWNFVAQAAFLTPIVKRLKKSGFRVSLFSDADPAGVNAARDTGADRIELYTGPYGGFHSDSAKAAKELERLGKTADAAFKAGLGVNAGHDLTVENLPPLAKRIPALAEVSIGHGLTADALEYGMDGTVGRFLKACGW; from the coding sequence ATGCCCGCCAAGCTTTCGGTCAATCTCAACGCCGTCGCCATGCTGCGCAACCGCCGCGACCTGCCGTGGCCGAGCGTCATCGGACTTGGCCGCATTGCCCTTGCCGCCGGCGCGCATGGGTTGACGGTGCATCCCAGGCCCGACGAGCGGCACACAAGGCATTCCGACCTGCCGGAGATCAGGGCGCTGATCGACGACGAATTCCCAACGGCGGAGTTCAACATCGAGGGCTATCCGACGGAGGATTTCCTGGCACTGGTCGAAAAGAACCAGCCCGAGCAGGTGACGCTGGTGCCGGACGACCCGGCGCAGGCAACCTCCGACCATGGCTGGAACTTCGTCGCCCAAGCGGCGTTCCTCACTCCGATCGTCAAGCGGTTGAAGAAAAGCGGATTCAGGGTGTCGCTGTTTTCCGACGCGGACCCTGCGGGCGTGAATGCGGCACGCGATACCGGCGCCGATCGCATCGAGCTCTATACCGGTCCCTATGGAGGTTTCCATTCCGATTCGGCAAAAGCGGCGAAAGAACTGGAAAGGCTGGGAAAAACCGCCGACGCCGCATTCAAGGCCGGGCTCGGCGTCAATGCCGGACACGATCTGACCGTGGAGAACTTACCGCCATTGGCCAAACGCATCCCGGCATTGGCCGAAGTATCGATCGGACATGGGTTGACAGCCGATGCGCTGGAGTATGGCATGGACGGCACGGTCGGGCGGTTCTTGAAGGCCTGCGGATGGTAG
- a CDS encoding potassium transporter Kup, with translation MVLANASETESLERSGHAETERQHSTKVLMLGALGVVYGDIGTSPIYAFREALHASSSSVARNDVLGVLSLIVWALTIIVTVKYVAFVLRADNKGEGGTLSLMALARSAYPPGSRLILVIGICGAALFFGDSIITPAISVLSAVEGLEVVTPALDAFVVPITLVILAVLFAVQRFGTGKVAAVFGPVTATWFVAIGAAGVYHIVDDPSVFLAINPYYAIYYLATTPTGAFVTVGAVFLAVTGAEALYVDLGHFGRKPIVMAWFAIVFPCLLLNYFGQGAFVLSHGGKPTNPFFQMLPEWALMPMVGLATAATVIASQAVISGAFSLTRQAVQLNLLPRIEVQHTSEMQSGQIYMPRVNLLVALGVMLLVVGFGSSSALASAYGISVTGEMLMTTILLFVVMRWLWKWQVATALALVVLFGVIDLGFFSANVVKIVEGGWVSITVACLMGLIMWTWIRGTRYLFDKTRRNEIPLDFLASNLLKKKPQLVSGTAVFLTSDPLSAPTALMHSLKHYKVLHEKNVILSVVTAPQPVVPDSERVKMETVNELFMRVTLTFGYMEQPNIPRALAICRKQGWKFDIMTTSFFLSRRSLKASPNSGMPVWQDRLFISLARSAADATEYFQIPTGRVVEIGTQVAI, from the coding sequence ATGGTGCTAGCCAACGCCAGCGAAACGGAATCCCTCGAACGCTCGGGCCATGCCGAAACCGAGCGGCAGCACAGCACTAAGGTGCTCATGCTTGGCGCGCTGGGCGTCGTCTATGGCGACATCGGCACGAGCCCGATCTACGCCTTTCGCGAGGCGCTGCACGCGTCTTCGAGTTCGGTTGCCCGCAATGACGTACTCGGCGTGCTGTCGCTGATCGTCTGGGCGCTGACGATCATCGTCACGGTCAAGTATGTCGCCTTCGTGCTCAGGGCCGACAACAAGGGCGAGGGCGGCACGCTGTCACTGATGGCGTTGGCGCGCAGCGCCTATCCCCCGGGCTCCAGGCTCATCCTGGTGATCGGCATTTGCGGCGCGGCGCTGTTCTTCGGCGATTCAATCATCACCCCGGCGATCTCGGTACTGTCGGCGGTCGAAGGCCTGGAAGTCGTCACGCCTGCGCTCGATGCCTTCGTGGTTCCGATCACGCTGGTCATTCTGGCGGTGCTTTTCGCCGTGCAGCGCTTCGGCACGGGCAAGGTGGCGGCGGTGTTCGGGCCCGTGACGGCGACATGGTTCGTGGCGATCGGCGCGGCCGGCGTCTACCACATCGTCGATGACCCGTCGGTTTTCTTGGCGATCAATCCATATTATGCGATCTACTACCTGGCCACGACGCCGACCGGAGCCTTCGTTACCGTCGGCGCGGTCTTCCTGGCGGTGACCGGCGCGGAGGCTCTCTATGTCGACCTCGGCCATTTCGGCCGCAAGCCGATCGTGATGGCCTGGTTCGCGATCGTGTTTCCCTGCCTGCTGCTCAACTATTTCGGCCAGGGCGCCTTCGTGCTCTCGCATGGCGGCAAGCCGACCAACCCGTTCTTCCAGATGCTGCCCGAATGGGCGCTAATGCCGATGGTGGGCCTAGCGACAGCGGCCACGGTCATCGCCAGCCAGGCCGTCATTTCCGGCGCCTTCTCGCTGACTAGGCAGGCGGTGCAGCTCAACCTTCTGCCGCGCATCGAAGTGCAGCACACGTCCGAGATGCAGAGCGGCCAGATCTATATGCCGAGGGTCAACCTTCTGGTCGCGCTTGGCGTGATGCTTCTGGTCGTCGGCTTCGGCAGCTCGAGCGCGCTTGCGTCGGCCTACGGCATTTCGGTGACCGGCGAGATGCTGATGACGACTATCCTTTTGTTCGTGGTGATGCGCTGGCTGTGGAAATGGCAGGTTGCGACCGCACTGGCCCTGGTGGTGCTCTTCGGCGTCATCGATCTCGGTTTCTTCTCGGCCAATGTCGTCAAAATCGTCGAGGGCGGCTGGGTCTCGATCACTGTCGCCTGTCTGATGGGGCTGATTATGTGGACCTGGATCCGCGGTACCCGCTACCTGTTCGACAAGACGCGCCGCAACGAGATCCCACTCGACTTCCTGGCGTCGAATCTCCTGAAGAAGAAGCCGCAGCTCGTCTCGGGCACGGCCGTGTTCCTGACCAGCGATCCCTTAAGCGCGCCGACCGCGCTGATGCACAGCCTGAAACACTACAAGGTGCTGCACGAGAAGAACGTCATCCTGTCGGTGGTGACGGCGCCGCAGCCGGTGGTGCCGGACAGCGAGCGCGTGAAGATGGAGACGGTCAACGAGCTGTTCATGCGCGTGACGCTGACCTTCGGCTACATGGAGCAGCCCAACATTCCGCGCGCCTTGGCCATCTGCCGCAAGCAGGGCTGGAAGTTCGACATTATGACGACGTCGTTCTTCCTGTCGCGGCGCTCGCTGAAGGCCTCACCCAATTCCGGCATGCCGGTCTGGCAGGACCGGCTGTTCATCAGCCTGGCGCGCTCGGCGGCGGATGCCACTGAGTATTTCCAGATCCCGACCGGGCGAGTGGTCGAGATCGGCACGCAAGTGGCCATCTGA
- a CDS encoding potassium transporter Kup, giving the protein MALANGGADAEPADQSSHAEIEQHSTKVLMLGALGVVYGDIGTSPIYAFREALHASSGGDVANRADILGVLSLIIWSLTITVTVKYIMFVLRADNRGEGGVLSLMALARSSFATRSAIILAIGIVGASLFFGDAVITPAISVLSAVEGMNVVTPAFQPYVVPLTLVILAVVFAVQRFGTGGVGLVFGPVTAIWFLAIGLSGLNHIIDDPEILWAISPHYIVAFLINSPDVSFVTIGAVFLAVTGAEALYADLGHFGRKPIVLAWLAIVFPCLLLNYAGQGAYVLAKGGTVGHPFFEMNEGWALIPMVVLATAATVIASQAVISGAYSLTRQAVQLNMLPRLEILHTSEKQSGQVYMPRVNMLLALVVMLLVVGFGESSKLASAYGISVTGNMLVTTTLLFVVMTRIWKWNIWPAVALTALFALIDVGFFASNIVKVFEGGWASLAVAFAIILGMWTWVRGSRYLFDKTRRNEIPLDFLAANLLKKKPQLVSGTAVFLTSDPLSAPTALMHSLKHYKVLHEKNVILSVVTAPQPIVPDSERVKLETVNELFMRVTLTFGYMEQPNIPRALAICRKQGWKFDIMTTSFFLSRRSLKASPNSGMPIWQDRLFIGLAKTAADATEYFQIPTGRVVEIGTQVAI; this is encoded by the coding sequence ATGGCCCTCGCCAATGGTGGTGCAGACGCAGAACCCGCCGACCAGTCGAGTCACGCTGAGATTGAGCAGCATAGCACCAAGGTGCTGATGCTGGGCGCGCTCGGCGTGGTCTATGGCGATATCGGCACGAGCCCGATCTATGCGTTCCGCGAGGCGCTGCACGCCTCTTCCGGCGGTGATGTCGCGAACCGCGCCGACATCCTGGGCGTGCTGTCGCTGATCATCTGGTCGCTGACCATAACGGTGACGGTGAAATACATCATGTTCGTGCTGCGCGCCGACAACCGCGGCGAGGGCGGCGTGCTGTCGCTGATGGCGCTGGCGCGCAGCAGTTTCGCTACACGTTCCGCGATTATCCTGGCCATAGGCATCGTCGGCGCCTCGCTGTTCTTCGGCGATGCGGTCATCACGCCAGCCATCTCGGTGCTATCGGCGGTCGAAGGCATGAATGTCGTGACGCCGGCCTTCCAGCCTTACGTCGTTCCGTTGACGCTGGTCATTCTCGCCGTGGTCTTTGCCGTGCAGAGGTTCGGTACTGGGGGCGTCGGTCTGGTATTCGGTCCGGTGACTGCAATCTGGTTTCTGGCCATCGGCCTGTCCGGTCTCAACCACATCATCGACGATCCGGAAATCCTGTGGGCCATCAGCCCGCATTACATCGTGGCTTTCCTGATCAATTCACCCGATGTGTCTTTTGTCACTATCGGCGCCGTGTTCCTGGCCGTCACCGGAGCCGAGGCGCTCTACGCCGATCTTGGTCACTTCGGCCGCAAGCCGATCGTGCTGGCATGGCTGGCGATTGTGTTTCCCTGCCTGCTTTTGAACTATGCCGGGCAGGGCGCCTATGTGCTCGCCAAGGGCGGCACGGTCGGCCATCCGTTCTTCGAGATGAACGAGGGCTGGGCGCTCATCCCGATGGTGGTGCTGGCGACGGCGGCAACTGTTATTGCCAGCCAGGCTGTGATCTCCGGCGCCTATTCTCTGACCAGGCAGGCGGTGCAGCTCAACATGCTGCCTCGGCTCGAAATCCTGCACACTTCGGAAAAGCAATCCGGGCAGGTTTACATGCCGCGCGTCAACATGCTGCTGGCGTTGGTGGTGATGCTGTTGGTGGTCGGTTTCGGGGAGTCCAGCAAGCTGGCTTCGGCCTACGGCATCTCGGTGACCGGGAACATGTTGGTGACGACGACGCTGCTCTTCGTCGTCATGACTCGGATCTGGAAATGGAACATCTGGCCGGCAGTTGCGCTGACGGCATTGTTCGCGCTTATTGACGTTGGCTTCTTTGCCTCCAACATCGTCAAGGTGTTCGAGGGCGGCTGGGCCTCGCTCGCTGTTGCCTTCGCCATCATCCTCGGCATGTGGACCTGGGTGCGGGGCAGCCGCTACCTATTCGACAAGACGCGCCGCAACGAGATCCCGCTCGATTTCCTGGCGGCGAACCTGCTGAAGAAGAAGCCACAGCTGGTCTCAGGCACCGCCGTGTTCCTGACCAGCGATCCGCTCAGCGCGCCGACGGCGCTGATGCACAGCCTGAAACACTACAAGGTGCTGCACGAGAAAAACGTCATCCTGTCGGTGGTGACCGCGCCGCAACCGATCGTGCCCGACAGCGAGCGGGTCAAGCTGGAGACGGTCAACGAACTGTTCATGCGCGTGACGCTGACCTTCGGCTATATGGAGCAGCCCAACATTCCGCGCGCGCTGGCCATCTGCCGCAAGCAGGGCTGGAAGTTCGACATCATGACGACGTCCTTCTTCCTGTCGCGGCGCTCGCTGAAGGCTTCACCCAATTCCGGCATGCCGATCTGGCAGGACCGGCTGTTCATCGGCCTGGCCAAGACGGCGGCGGACGCGACGGAGTATTTCCAGATCCCGACCGGACGCGTCGTGGAGATTGGCACGCAGGTCGCCATCTGA
- a CDS encoding aldehyde reductase, with the protein MSGELVLVTGGSGFLGAHCIVALLNAGYRVRTTVRSARRETHVLAMLEVGGAEPGDALSFAHSDLMSDKGWSEAVAGCRYVLHVASPFPPGVPKHEDDLIVPAREGALRVLWAARDAGVERVVLTSSFAAVGYGQSSVVGRPFTEENWTNLSEKVGAYVKSKTLAERAAWDFIATQCGALGLAVVNPVGIFGPVLGPDHSTSTDFIRRLMDGEMPGLPRMVFGVVDARDVADLHLRAMTNPAAKGERFLAISGDFMTMLEIARTLKARLGNAASRVTTRELPDWLVRIAGLFDGQAAQIVTELGKARNATSAKAMRLLGWTPRSREDALVATAESLVRLGLLKKSK; encoded by the coding sequence ATGAGCGGCGAGTTGGTGCTTGTGACCGGCGGATCCGGCTTTCTCGGCGCTCATTGCATCGTAGCGCTTCTGAACGCTGGCTACCGCGTGCGCACCACGGTGCGCTCGGCCAGGCGCGAAACCCATGTTCTTGCGATGCTGGAGGTCGGCGGCGCCGAGCCGGGCGACGCGCTTTCCTTCGCCCATTCCGATCTCATGAGCGACAAAGGCTGGTCTGAGGCGGTCGCCGGATGCCGGTACGTCCTTCATGTCGCTTCGCCTTTTCCGCCCGGCGTGCCGAAGCATGAGGACGACCTGATCGTCCCGGCCAGGGAAGGGGCGTTGCGCGTGCTGTGGGCCGCACGCGATGCCGGGGTCGAACGGGTGGTGCTCACCTCGTCCTTTGCCGCTGTCGGTTATGGCCAGTCATCGGTCGTCGGACGTCCGTTCACGGAGGAGAACTGGACCAACCTTTCGGAAAAGGTCGGCGCCTATGTGAAGTCGAAGACGCTCGCCGAGCGGGCGGCGTGGGATTTTATTGCCACCCAATGCGGCGCACTGGGACTGGCGGTGGTCAATCCGGTCGGCATCTTCGGGCCGGTCCTGGGGCCGGATCATTCGACGTCGACCGATTTCATCAGGCGCCTGATGGATGGCGAGATGCCCGGACTGCCCCGCATGGTCTTCGGCGTGGTCGATGCGCGCGACGTCGCCGACCTGCATCTGCGCGCCATGACCAATCCTGCGGCCAAAGGCGAGCGGTTCCTGGCCATCAGCGGCGATTTCATGACGATGCTGGAGATCGCGCGGACGCTGAAAGCGCGGCTCGGCAATGCGGCGTCGCGGGTTACCACAAGAGAGCTGCCGGACTGGCTTGTCCGGATCGCCGGGCTGTTCGACGGGCAGGCGGCTCAGATCGTGACGGAATTGGGCAAAGCCAGGAACGCGACGAGCGCCAAGGCCATGCGCTTGCTTGGCTGGACGCCGCGATCACGCGAAGACGCGCTTGTCGCGACCGCTGAGAGCCTTGTCCGGCTTGGATTGCTCAAGAAGTCGAAGTGA
- a CDS encoding SDR family oxidoreductase, whose amino-acid sequence MTETLLVTGASGQLGRAVINHLLEAQKIAPSSIIAATRNPENLADLAARGIAVRAADFNDSASLEKAFAGADRVLIISTGDLDLKTGRRLKQHETAVAAAKAAGVSHLLYTSMPNPEPGSPVLFAGDHYGTEQAIKASGISYTIFRNGWYQENLFMSLPHAISSGKWYTSAAEGRIAHGARDDMAAAIAAGLASGSKESHIYTLTGPQAYTVGEIAALVSEVTGKPLEVIQLPDEALTEGVKAAGVPEDFARIIVSFDANTRAGRIAEVTDAVEKLSGRTPRTLKQFLEANKATLLG is encoded by the coding sequence ATGACCGAAACCCTTCTCGTCACCGGCGCTTCCGGCCAGCTCGGCCGAGCCGTCATCAATCACTTGCTGGAGGCGCAGAAAATTGCGCCCTCGAGCATCATCGCCGCCACCCGCAACCCCGAGAACCTCGCCGACCTTGCAGCGCGCGGCATCGCCGTCAGGGCCGCCGACTTCAACGACAGCGCCTCGCTGGAGAAGGCGTTCGCTGGCGCCGACCGGGTGCTGATCATCTCGACTGGCGACCTCGATCTGAAGACTGGCCGCCGCCTGAAGCAGCATGAGACGGCCGTGGCCGCGGCCAAGGCGGCAGGCGTTTCGCATCTGCTCTACACCTCGATGCCCAATCCCGAGCCGGGCTCGCCCGTGCTCTTTGCCGGCGATCACTACGGCACCGAGCAGGCGATCAAGGCGAGCGGCATCTCCTACACCATCTTCCGCAACGGCTGGTATCAGGAGAACCTGTTCATGTCGCTGCCGCACGCCATTTCGTCGGGCAAGTGGTACACATCGGCCGCCGAAGGGCGCATCGCGCATGGCGCGCGCGACGATATGGCGGCCGCCATTGCCGCCGGCCTCGCATCCGGCTCCAAGGAAAGCCACATCTACACGCTGACCGGCCCTCAGGCCTATACGGTGGGCGAGATCGCCGCTCTGGTAAGCGAGGTGACCGGCAAGCCGCTGGAAGTCATCCAACTGCCGGACGAGGCGCTTACCGAAGGGGTGAAAGCAGCCGGCGTTCCAGAGGATTTCGCCCGCATCATCGTCTCCTTCGACGCCAACACCCGCGCCGGACGCATTGCGGAGGTGACCGATGCCGTCGAAAAACTCTCGGGCCGCACGCCCCGGACGCTGAAGCAGTTCCTAGAAGCGAACAAGGCTACCCTGCTCGGCTGA
- a CDS encoding helix-turn-helix domain-containing protein: protein MDSKIFNLKAKLEVYKAMTNGGNFADCPVRDVIQGISGKWSSLLVMALAERPYRFGELRRLVPDISQRMLTQTLYDLQRDGYVHREVFPTKPPSVEYSLTDLGRSMFAPLQMLVQWAELNHDAVREARAAFDAAEA, encoded by the coding sequence ATGGACAGCAAGATCTTCAATCTGAAAGCCAAGCTCGAGGTCTATAAGGCGATGACCAACGGCGGCAATTTCGCCGACTGTCCGGTCCGCGACGTGATCCAGGGCATCAGCGGCAAATGGAGCTCGCTGCTGGTCATGGCGCTGGCAGAGAGGCCCTACCGCTTCGGTGAGCTGCGCCGGCTGGTTCCCGACATTTCGCAACGCATGCTGACGCAAACGCTCTACGACCTGCAGCGCGACGGCTATGTGCACCGTGAAGTTTTCCCGACCAAGCCGCCGAGCGTCGAATACAGCCTGACCGATCTCGGGCGCTCGATGTTTGCGCCCCTGCAGATGCTGGTCCAGTGGGCCGAGCTCAACCATGACGCCGTGCGCGAGGCACGTGCCGCTTTCGACGCGGCTGAAGCCTGA
- a CDS encoding NAD(P)/FAD-dependent oxidoreductase codes for MSRSYDIAIAGAGPAGLAAALYLTRAGHKVTIFERFDAPKPVGSGLILQPTGLTVLADLGLLDDILSLGSRIERLHGTDAQTGRTVLEVRYDARRGRRFGLAVHRAALFGVLHRAALREAIAIETNVEVETPETTERATLVCANGKRLGPFDLIVDASGARSKLRHYLGDAAMPRPLAYGAFWASLGWRGGFDRSALLQRYDKASIMVGVLPIGRPEPGAQDMAAFFWSLKPADAERVKAEGLEAWKARVISVWPECEVFTSQIDSFEQLSLARYGHHTMRLPAGRRLAVIGDAAHSTSPQLGQGANMALLDAAALSHALARADSLDDALATYASARRWHVRVFQALSLSLTPFYQSDSAALPFVRDRMVAALACIPPGPQFLAAMVAGTVIDPFRRIGLAEFQWPAA; via the coding sequence ATGAGCAGATCCTACGACATCGCGATTGCCGGCGCCGGGCCGGCCGGATTGGCCGCGGCGCTCTATCTCACGCGGGCGGGGCACAAGGTCACCATCTTCGAGCGCTTCGACGCGCCGAAGCCTGTCGGCTCCGGCCTCATCCTGCAGCCGACCGGGCTGACAGTCCTCGCCGATCTCGGCCTGCTCGATGACATTCTTTCGCTCGGCAGCCGTATCGAGCGGCTGCACGGCACCGACGCCCAGACCGGGCGCACGGTGCTCGAAGTCCGCTACGACGCGCGGCGCGGCCGTCGCTTCGGCCTCGCGGTGCATCGGGCGGCGCTGTTCGGCGTGCTCCATCGCGCCGCCTTGCGCGAAGCGATCGCCATCGAGACCAATGTCGAGGTCGAGACACCGGAGACGACCGAGCGCGCGACGCTGGTCTGCGCCAACGGCAAGCGGCTCGGGCCGTTCGACCTCATTGTCGATGCCAGCGGCGCGCGCTCGAAACTGCGGCACTATCTCGGCGATGCCGCCATGCCGCGACCGCTCGCCTATGGCGCGTTCTGGGCGTCGCTCGGCTGGCGGGGCGGCTTTGACAGAAGCGCGCTGCTGCAGCGCTACGACAAGGCAAGCATCATGGTCGGCGTGCTGCCGATCGGCCGGCCGGAGCCTGGCGCGCAAGACATGGCGGCCTTCTTCTGGAGCCTCAAGCCGGCCGACGCCGAACGAGTGAAGGCCGAGGGGCTCGAAGCATGGAAGGCGAGAGTGATTTCCGTCTGGCCGGAATGCGAGGTTTTCACCAGCCAGATCGACAGTTTCGAGCAGCTCTCGCTCGCCCGTTACGGCCATCACACGATGAGACTGCCGGCAGGCCGGCGGCTTGCGGTTATCGGCGACGCCGCGCATTCGACCAGCCCGCAACTCGGGCAAGGCGCGAACATGGCGCTGCTCGACGCCGCCGCGCTCAGCCATGCGCTTGCGCGGGCGGACAGCCTCGACGACGCGCTGGCGACTTATGCCAGCGCACGCCGTTGGCATGTGCGCGTGTTCCAGGCATTGTCACTGTCGCTGACGCCGTTCTACCAGTCGGACTCCGCAGCTTTGCCCTTTGTCCGCGACCGCATGGTGGCGGCGCTGGCGTGTATCCCGCCGGGGCCGCAATTCCTCGCCGCCATGGTCGCCGGAACGGTCATCGACCCGTTCAGGCGGATCGGGCTTGCGGAGTTTCAGTGGCCTGCCGCCTGA
- a CDS encoding glutathione S-transferase family protein, with protein MTERLTLVSHHLCPYVQRAAIALAEKGVPLERVNVDLADKPEWFRAISPLGKVPLLRVRHGHSEEVIFESAVILEFLEETEANPLHPADPLARARHRAWIEFGSAILNAIGRFYSAADEAAFLHESRGLFEMFARVEAELPATQSGPWFAGERFSLVDAVYGPIFRYFDTFDRIGDFGILDGKPLVQAWRAALSRRQSVKEAVGADYPRRLHAFLQAKGSYLSGIIRRQATETPQARSA; from the coding sequence ATGACCGAAAGGCTCACCCTCGTCAGCCATCACCTCTGCCCCTACGTCCAGCGCGCCGCGATTGCGCTCGCCGAGAAAGGCGTGCCGCTCGAACGGGTCAATGTCGACCTTGCCGACAAGCCGGAATGGTTCAGAGCCATATCGCCGCTCGGCAAGGTGCCTCTGCTCCGCGTGCGGCACGGCCACTCGGAGGAGGTGATTTTCGAATCCGCCGTCATCCTCGAATTCCTCGAGGAGACCGAAGCCAATCCGTTGCACCCTGCCGATCCGCTGGCGCGAGCCAGGCATCGCGCCTGGATCGAATTCGGCTCGGCCATCCTCAATGCCATAGGCCGCTTCTATTCCGCCGCCGACGAAGCTGCGTTCCTCCACGAAAGCAGAGGCTTGTTCGAGATGTTCGCTCGTGTTGAGGCCGAACTGCCGGCAACGCAAAGCGGCCCGTGGTTCGCCGGCGAGCGCTTCTCGCTGGTCGATGCCGTTTACGGGCCGATCTTCCGCTACTTCGACACCTTCGACCGCATCGGCGATTTCGGCATTCTCGACGGCAAGCCGCTCGTCCAGGCCTGGCGCGCGGCCTTGAGCAGGCGGCAATCGGTCAAGGAGGCGGTCGGCGCGGACTATCCGCGGCGGTTGCATGCCTTTCTGCAGGCAAAGGGATCCTATTTATCCGGGATCATCAGGCGGCAGGCCACTGAAACTCCGCAAGCCCGATCCGCCTGA
- a CDS encoding Rieske (2Fe-2S) protein — translation MKHEICKIADIPQAGSLIAHFFGREVHVWRSGERIRAAANVCLHFGGPLDCKDGTLVCQWHGAKFDMESGERLEGPAPKGSRLMFLSTRVDDGALNYVWGE, via the coding sequence ATGAAACATGAAATCTGCAAGATCGCCGACATCCCGCAGGCCGGCAGCCTGATCGCGCACTTCTTCGGTCGCGAGGTCCATGTCTGGCGCAGCGGCGAACGCATCCGCGCCGCGGCCAATGTCTGCCTGCATTTCGGCGGACCGCTGGACTGCAAGGACGGCACGCTTGTCTGCCAATGGCACGGCGCGAAATTCGACATGGAAAGCGGCGAGCGTCTCGAAGGACCGGCGCCGAAAGGCTCGCGCCTGATGTTCCTGTCGACCCGCGTCGACGATGGCGCGCTCAACTATGTCTGGGGAGAGTGA